The segment TGGTAGCGGATCGCCCAGCTCAGGATCGAGCGGGCGCCGTCGGCTGCCTCGGTCATATGGTCGGCGACGCAATAGGTCTCGCCGGTCGCGTCGTCGCCGTCGATGATGTGGTGTTGGTTGAGCACGCGGTGCTGGGTCGCGGCGAAGGCCGCCGCCAGCCTGGGAAGCGCGGCCAGCACCCGTGCGCGGCCCTCGATCCGGCCGCGCGGGGTGACCAGCACCATCTCCTCGGCCATGATCGCTGTCCAGATCGCCGGGTCGCGGCGGTCGGCGCCGATCGCGTAGAGCGTCGCCGCGCGGCGGATCGCCTGTTCGTCGAGCAGGCGCCGGACCTCGGCGTCCACCGCGTTCATCCCCGGCTGCGATAGAGCGCGACGATCTCCCCGACCGCGGTGGCGATGTCGTTGCGGCGATAGCCGAGCAGCGCGGCCTCGGCCGGGTCGGGATCGAAATAAATCTCCCCGCCATGACCGGCGAAGCTGCCGATCAGCGGGTGCGGCTTGTCGAGCAGCGGCACCTCGACGTCCTTGCCGAACGCCCGGAAATAGAGCTGGAAATAGTCGCGGAAGCTCAGATTCTCGTCGCCGACCAGATAGGCCTTGCCCGACTCGCCGCGCTCGATCGCGCCCGCCGTCGCCTCGGCGAGCGAGCGGATCGACATGAAGTTGACGCCGCCTGGCGGGGCGTAGACCGGGATGTCGGGGAATTTGCCCTCGGCATAGGCCGCGACCTTCTCGAAGCCGCGCGGGTCGAGGCCGGGCACCGCGCCCAGCATATAGGGCGGGTTGAGCGAGAGGACGCGGAAGCCGGGCCGGGCCAGCGCGCGCACCCGCTCGTCGGACGCCTTGCGCGACCGGATATAGGCATTGCCCTCCAGCAGGTGCGGCGCCGCCTGCGGGTAGAAGCTGCCGATGTTGATCGCGCAGCCGACCCCGGCGTCGCGCGCCCGTTCGAACAGCTGCGGCACCAGCTCGGCGTTGGTGCGCTCCCAATAGGCGGCGGCATCGTCGTCCTTGCCGACATGGCGGGTGTCCTGCCCGGCCGCGAACACCATCGCGTCGAACCCGGCCAGTTCCTCGCGGCTGTAGCCGCCCGCGATATAGTCGCCGGCGAGGAAGGGCATCGCCGCCATCGGCGTCGTGGCGAGCGGCGGCTTGCGCGACCCGATCGTCACCTTGTGCCCCAGCGCGGCGAGGTGGATCGCGGCGTCGCCGCCGATCATCCCCGATCCGCCGATCACCAATATCTTCATGCTTCTCATCCCCTCCCGATAAGGTCGCCGGCCGCGTCAGCCCGACGGATAGCCGCCGCCCTCGTAGAGGCGGTCGAGCGCGGCATAGTCGATCGCGGCGCCCGCGCGCGGCAGGGCGTCGGCGAAGACGACGCTGCGCGGCTTCTTGTAGGAGGCGATCGTCCGGCGGCAGTGGTCGATGACGGCGGCCTCGTCGATCGCCGTGCCCGGCTTGGCGACGACGATCGCGCGGACGCTCTGCATCCAGACGGGGTCGGGCGTGCCGATCACCGCCACCTCGGCGACGCCGTCGATCTGGGCGATGCAGCGCTCGACCTCGGCCGGATAGATGTTCTCGGCGGCCGACTTGATCAGCCGGCCCTTGGGCCCGATGAAGCTGAGCGTCCCGTCGCTCTCGCGGCGGCCGAGGTCGTTGGTGCGGCGCCAGCCGTCGGCGGTGTAGCGCTGCGCGTTGATCTCGGGCCGGCGCCAATAGCCCGGGCTGACCGTCCAACCGCGCACCCCGATCTCGCCGACCTCGCCGTCGGGCAGCTCGCGGCCCTCCTCGTCGAGCATCGCCAGCCGCACCAGCGGCGAGGGGCGTCCCATGCCGCCCTTGCCGGGATCGCCCAGCGCGCTGAAGGTCGCATAGCCCATCGTCTCGGTCTGGCCGTAGCCATAGGGGCGCTTGCCCCACAGGCTGTCGTCGATCGTGACGAGCGCGTTCCATTCGGGCTTGTAGGGCTGCGAGCGGAGCGAGGTCAGGTCGGGGCGGCCATCGCCCAGTTCGAGGATCTTCTCCATCGTCGGCGGCAGGATGAAGGTGTCGCTGACCTTCTCCGCCGCGATGATCGCGCACATGTCGGCCGGATCGGCCTGCCGCACGAACAGGTTGCGCCCGCCGACGACGAAGGTCGCGAGGCAGTCGAGCAGGGTCGCGACGTGGAAGAGCGGCGTCGCGCTGAGATAGGTGGTGGCGTGGTTCCAGCCGCGCAGCGCGGCATAGTGCAGCGCCTGGAGCACCAGCGCCTGGCGGGTCAGGATCGCCGCCGCCGGCCGGCCCGAGAAGGCGGCGGTGTAGAGCAGGAGCTGGGGCGCGTCGGAGGGCATGGCGGCGGCCTCGGCCTCGGGCGCGCCGGCGATCGCCGTCTCATAGGCGCAGGCGGGATCGAGCGAATCCTGCCGCAGCCAGGTGCAGCTCCGCTCCCGCCATTCGGCGCGCAGCGTGTCGGGCAGGCTGTCGGGCTGCCAGACGACGACCTGCGGGTCGAGATCGTCGAGGACGAAGCGCAGTTCGTCCTCCGACTGGCGCCAGTTGAGGATCGCGAGCGCCGCGCCCCGCCGCCCCGCCGCGATCAGCAGTTCGAGCACGCAGTGGGAGTTCTGGCCAAGCCACACCACCCGGTCGCCCGGCTTCACCCCGGCCGCGTCGAGCCAGCCGGCGAGCCGCCGCACCCGTCCGGCGAAGGCGGCATAGTCGTGGCCCCGGCCGCTCTCCATCTCCAGCACGGCGGGGCGGTCGCGCCACCGCCGGGCATGTTCCTCGAGCATCGCCGCAAGATCGAGTCCCGACACCTTGTCCCTCCGCTTGGAGCCGCTTCCCTGAGCGGCCGCTTGTATCCGTCTTCCCAAGCTAAGCTGATCTTTATTCGCAGTTCAAGCTTATTGATCAAGCGATCGCTTGGTATTATCTTGAGTCGCACGGATCGAGAGGAAAGGTATAGGATATGGCCGTGCCGAGACTGGTCGCCGAAAGCGCCGACATCTCGCCGATCGAGGAGATCATCGCCGAGGCGCGGGCGGGGCGGCCGTTCATCCTGGTCGATTCGGAGGACCGCGAGAATGAGGGCGACCTGATCGTCCCCGCCCAGTTCGCGACGCCCGAGGCGGTCAACTTCATGGCGGTGCACGGGCGCGGGCTGATCTGCCTGTCGCTGACCGCCGATCGCATCGCGGCGCTGCGGCTGCCGCCGATGGCGCAGGACAACCGCACCCAGCACGGCACCGCCTTCACCGTGTCGATCGAGGCGCGCGAGGGGATCACCACCGGCATCTCCGCGCACGACCGGGCGCGCACCATCCAGGTCGCCGCCGATCCCGATCGCGGGCCGGCCGACATCGTCTCGCCCGGCCATGTCTTCCCGCTCGCCGCGCGCGACGGCGGCGTGCTCGTCCGCGCCGGACATACCGAGGCGTCGATCGACATCGCCCGGCTCGCCGGCCTGCGCCCCGCCGCGGTGATCTGCGAGATCATGAACGACGACGGCACGATGGCGCGCCTGCCCGACCTGCTCGGCTTCGCCGCGCGCCACGGGCTGAAGATCGGCACGATCGCCGACCTCATCGCCTATCGCCGTCGTACCGAGCGCCATGTCGTGCGCGAGCTGGAGCGCGACTTCGACACGATCCACGGCCGCTTCCGGCTGGTCGCCTATCGCAACCTGCTCGACAACAGCCTCCACATCGCGCTGGCCAGGGGGGTGATCGACCCCGATGCGCCGGTGACGGTGCGCATGCACCGGCTGGAGTTCGGCCCCGACGTGCTGGGGATGAGCGGCGACCGGCATAGCTGCCTGAGCAACGCGATGAAGACGATCGCGGACGAGGACGGCCCCGGCGTGATCGTGCTGCTCAAGGACTGGGACCCCGACTGGCTGTTGCGCCAGCTCGGCCCCGCCGACGCCCATACCTGCCAGACGCGCGCGCTGCGCGACTACGGCATCGGCGCGCAGATCCTGATCGACCTGGGGGTGCGCAAGATGGTGCCGATCACCTCGGCCCGGCCCAATCCGGCGGCGCTGCCCGGCTATGGGCTGACGATCGTCGGCTGGCGGCTGTTCGGCAAGGACGGCGTTCCCGAGGACGAGGTGACTTTGTTCGACTGAGCCGGTTCGCCGGATGACGGCGCGCGCCGCCGACAGATCCTTGCTTATCCGCGATTTCCGAGGCGGCGGATGTTTCCATCCGCCTAGAAATCGCTCTATATCCGCCGCCATGACCGACATCGCAGAGATGACCAGCGTGCCCAGCGTCTCGCTGGCGACCAGCCATTCCGATCCGGACGGCTTCGCCCAGGCGATCGGCCGCTCGTTCGAGCGCTTCGGCTTCGCCGTCGTCGCCGATCACGGTATCCCGGCCGAGCTGATCGCGCGGGCGGAGGCCACCGCCCGCGCCTTCTTCGCGCTGCCGGAGGCGGTCAAGCGCGCCTATTGCGTCGAGGGCGGCGCCGGCCAGCGCGGCTACACCCCCTTCCGGGTCGAGACCGCCAAGGACGCGACCGAGGCCGACCTGAAGGAATTCTGGCATGTCGGCCGCGAGCTGCCGGCGGGGCATCGCTTCGCGGGCGAGATGCCGGCCAATATCTGGCCGGCCGAGGTGGAGGATTTCCGCCAGGTCACTCTGGAGCTGTTCGACGCCTTCGAGGCGACCGGGCGGCGCATCCTCTCGGCGATCGCGCGCTATCTGG is part of the Rhizorhabdus wittichii RW1 genome and harbors:
- a CDS encoding 3,4-dihydroxy-2-butanone 4-phosphate synthase (PFAM: 3,4-dihydroxy-2-butanone 4-phosphate synthase; GTP cyclohydrolase II); protein product: MAVPRLVAESADISPIEEIIAEARAGRPFILVDSEDRENEGDLIVPAQFATPEAVNFMAVHGRGLICLSLTADRIAALRLPPMAQDNRTQHGTAFTVSIEAREGITTGISAHDRARTIQVAADPDRGPADIVSPGHVFPLAARDGGVLVRAGHTEASIDIARLAGLRPAAVICEIMNDDGTMARLPDLLGFAARHGLKIGTIADLIAYRRRTERHVVRELERDFDTIHGRFRLVAYRNLLDNSLHIALARGVIDPDAPVTVRMHRLEFGPDVLGMSGDRHSCLSNAMKTIADEDGPGVIVLLKDWDPDWLLRQLGPADAHTCQTRALRDYGIGAQILIDLGVRKMVPITSARPNPAALPGYGLTIVGWRLFGKDGVPEDEVTLFD
- a CDS encoding 2OG-Fe(II) oxygenase (PFAM: 2OG-Fe(II) oxygenase), whose amino-acid sequence is MTARAADRSLLIRDFRGGGCFHPPRNRSISAAMTDIAEMTSVPSVSLATSHSDPDGFAQAIGRSFERFGFAVVADHGIPAELIARAEATARAFFALPEAVKRAYCVEGGAGQRGYTPFRVETAKDATEADLKEFWHVGRELPAGHRFAGEMPANIWPAEVEDFRQVTLELFDAFEATGRRILSAIARYLGLAPDVFDDAIEDGNSILRLLHYPPIGPDAPGIRAGAHEDINAITLLLGAEEGGLQLLDRDGRWLAVGIAPGELVVNIGDMLQRLTNRKLPSTSHRVMNPPPERRGFARYSMPFFLHFRPDYLIETLPQTIDAAHPNQFPEPITANDYLLQRLREIKLI
- a CDS encoding NAD-dependent epimerase/dehydratase (PFAM: NAD-dependent epimerase/dehydratase) codes for the protein MKILVIGGSGMIGGDAAIHLAALGHKVTIGSRKPPLATTPMAAMPFLAGDYIAGGYSREELAGFDAMVFAAGQDTRHVGKDDDAAAYWERTNAELVPQLFERARDAGVGCAINIGSFYPQAAPHLLEGNAYIRSRKASDERVRALARPGFRVLSLNPPYMLGAVPGLDPRGFEKVAAYAEGKFPDIPVYAPPGGVNFMSIRSLAEATAGAIERGESGKAYLVGDENLSFRDYFQLYFRAFGKDVEVPLLDKPHPLIGSFAGHGGEIYFDPDPAEAALLGYRRNDIATAVGEIVALYRSRG
- a CDS encoding AMP-dependent synthetase and ligase (PFAM: AMP-dependent synthetase and ligase), with the protein product MSGLDLAAMLEEHARRWRDRPAVLEMESGRGHDYAAFAGRVRRLAGWLDAAGVKPGDRVVWLGQNSHCVLELLIAAGRRGAALAILNWRQSEDELRFVLDDLDPQVVVWQPDSLPDTLRAEWRERSCTWLRQDSLDPACAYETAIAGAPEAEAAAMPSDAPQLLLYTAAFSGRPAAAILTRQALVLQALHYAALRGWNHATTYLSATPLFHVATLLDCLATFVVGGRNLFVRQADPADMCAIIAAEKVSDTFILPPTMEKILELGDGRPDLTSLRSQPYKPEWNALVTIDDSLWGKRPYGYGQTETMGYATFSALGDPGKGGMGRPSPLVRLAMLDEEGRELPDGEVGEIGVRGWTVSPGYWRRPEINAQRYTADGWRRTNDLGRRESDGTLSFIGPKGRLIKSAAENIYPAEVERCIAQIDGVAEVAVIGTPDPVWMQSVRAIVVAKPGTAIDEAAVIDHCRRTIASYKKPRSVVFADALPRAGAAIDYAALDRLYEGGGYPSG